The Phycisphaerae bacterium DNA window ACATCCGAGAGGAGTGGACGATCGAGACCGAACCGGGATACCGGATCCCGTTCTATTTTCTTCGACCGCTGCGCCAGGACGGTCCGCTCCCGCTGGTGATTACGCCACACGGACACGGCAAGCTGGGCAAATCCACCTATGTCGGTATCTGGCACACCGAGGAGGAACGGACGAGTATCGCCGAAGGCGAGCGCGACATCGCCCTGCAAGCCGTTCGGGCCGGGTGCGTAGCCATCGCCCCGGACATGCGGGCCTTCGCGTCGATGCGGATGAAGCAACAGCGGGACGAGGACGCCTGCAACTCCTGCCGCACGCTCCAGATGCACGCCCTGCTCTTTGGGCGGACGCTGATCGGCGAGCGGGTCTGGGATATCGGACGCCTCATCGACTACGCTGCCACCCGGCCCGAGGCGGACCTGACCCGCGTGGCGGTCACCGGCAACTCCGGCGGTGGTACGGTCAGCCTCTTCGCCTCAGCCTGCGACGAGCGGATCGCCCTGGGTATGCCCTCCTGCTACTTCTGCACCTTTGAGCACTCCATCGGCAGCATTCGCCACTGCGAGTGCAACTATGTGCCCGGTATCATGACGCTCGGCGAGATGTACGACGTGGCGGGCCTGATCTGCCCCCGCCCGCTGCTGATCGTCGCGGGCAAGGAAGATGCGATCTTCCCCATCGATGCCGTCCGCTTTGCCCACGAACAGGTCCGCAAGGTCTATCAGGCCGCCGGCGTGCCGGAACGCTGCCGCCTCTCGGTTGGCGAGGGCGGCCACCGGTACTACAAGAAGGACGTCTGGCCGTTCGTGAGGGAGTTTTTCGGTGACTGACCGAGTGCAGGGCTTGGTTATAAGTAATGATTGGGCACCATTGGTAATGTTTGTGATGACGGGGCCTCGCAGTCGTGCCGGAGTTGTCTATAGGTGAAGTTAATATCTGTACTTCTGAAAAAACCTTGCCCCATTTTTCGCTTGACGGCCCGCAGTGGCCCTGTATACTTGGGGGCGACATCAAGCCCAGGCTAAGTGGCGGAGAGCTACGATGAAGCGCAGACTGATCACGTGGTTGCTGACCCTCTCGGCCAGCATGTTCGTCCTTCCCTTCGGTTCCTGTGTCCAGGCGTCGTTGGATGGGGTCGTCCAAAGCGTCGAGCCCTGTGACTTCCTGAACTGCCAGGATCCGCGGTTTTTCGATCCGTGCCGGTTCCTCCAGTGCAACCGCACCGGCAGGCCGATCACGCTGACCGGCGAATAAGCCGAACGGGCGACGCTCGAAACCACCCTAAACGCTTGAGGCCCGTTCAGTTACGAAAGGAATGGATATGAGAAAGCGAACCGGTGTTCTGGCCCTTTTGATCCTTGCGGCCGTCATGCTCACCGCTGCGCCCGGCTGCAACCTGTTCGGTGTCTTGCTGAATAACGTCAGCCCGGGCGACATACTGAACCTCGGTCAACTTGGACAGGTCGATCTGGCGGGTTCGCGCAACCTGTTTATCCCCGAGTGGCCCGACTACGACAAGGATCCGTTCTGCCAGATCCCGGGCTTCTGCGGGCCGAACATCTTCTACCCGAGCAGCAGCGCTCCGGACGCCGGAGAGCCCATCAGCACCTACGGCGAGTAGACCAGACGCCCTCGAAAAAGCAGCGGCCGATGCAGGTTTGAAGTCTGCATCGGCCGTTTTCTTATCGGCAGGGGGGATCAACTGGCCGCCATTGAGCCGTTGAGTTCCGAAACCAGCTCCCGAAAGCGCTGCCCGCGGGCCTGGTAGTTCTCGAACATGTCCCAGCTGGCACAGCCGGGGGAAAGCAGGACACAGTCACCGGGGCCGGCTACTCTGGCCGAGTGGCTGACCGCTTCCTCGAGCGAGGCCGCCTCGGCGGCATCACCGCCGAACTGGCGGACCATGGCCGCGATCCGCGGACCGGTCTGGCCGAGGGCCACCGTCAACTTGGCCCGCCGGGCCAGGTCGCGGGCGAAATCGGACAGGTCGAGCTGCTTGTCGTAGCCGCCGACGATCGCGATCGCCGTACCGCTGGGAAACGCCCGCAGGGCGACAATCCCCGACTGTGGCGTGGTGGATTTCGAATCGTTATACCAGCGGGTTCCTTCAATTTCCGCCACGAGTTCCAAGCGGTCCGCCAGCCCCTTGAAGCGGCGAAGGGCTGCGCCGATCCTCGCCGGGCTGACTCCGGCCGCGAGGGCGGCGGCGCTGGCGGCTGCGGCGTTCTGCAGGTTATGCTCGCCGGGGATCGCCATTTCGCTGGCGGCGATGATCCGCTCGGGCTGCCCGTTGAGGCTCGAACTGAGTATCCAGCCGTCGACGTTCTGGGTCAGCGTCACCTGGTGGGAATTGACCGCCATTCCGGCTTCAGCGCGGGCGAAATGCCAGAGCTTGACCTCGCCGGGCATCAACTGCTCGATGGTCCGGCAATTCGCGTCGTTGGCGTTGGTGATCAGCACGTCGCCGGACCTCTGGAAGCGGGTGATATTCGATTTGGCCTCGATGTAGCTTTCGAGGCTGTCGTGCCGATCCAGATGGTTCGGGAAGATGTTGGTGACCAGGGCGATCTCCGGGCTGTACTCAATCCCGGCGATGTCTTCGAGCTGGAAACTCGAAAGCTCCAGGATGACCAGATCGGTTTCCTGGATATGGGCGACGTCCTCCAGGAGGGACTTGCCGATGTTCCCGCCCAGCCACACGTTGGTGAAGCCAAGCCCCTTGTCCCGCGAGGCCAGCGCCTCGCGAAGGATAGTTTCGATCATGGCCACCGTCGTGCTCTTGCCCACCGTCCCGGTCACCCCGAGCACCCTGGCCCGGCAGCGGTCCAGGAACAGGTTCATTTCGGAGGTGATTGGGATATTCTTCTGGATGGCGAGCTTGAGGTATCGCGAGTTCTTGGGCACCGCTGGGCTGACCACCACCAGGTCCGTATCGGTGAAATCGGCCTCGATGTGGCCGCCAAGATGCATCTGGACGGGAAGGTCGGCGATGCGGGCGATCGCGTCCTTGAGCTTGGCCTCAGGGGCAAGGTCCGTCACCGTGACCTCGGCACCCTGCGCGACGAGGAACCGCACCGCTGAGATCTGGCCTCCGAAGTGGCCCAGTCCCATAACCGTCACCCGCGTACCGACGAAATGTTCGGGTGGAAACGACATCATCCGACCGCCTCCGCTGTGTCCACGGATCGCCGCTCAACACGGCGTTCTGATGTTCTTATCGTCGCGGCGAGGCGGAATCATGAAGGCGGATCCACCTACCGTCCGTGGTGCAGCGTCGCGAAAGACTGCCGATGGGGAATCCGTTGTGCGATCGTGATGCGTCTTGCCGCTCGATTTCCGGACCGACGACGGATATAGTCTACCAGAACTTTTCCGCCGCTCAAGCCAGAGCCGAGTTGATTTCCTGCTTCATGTCGATGATGGCCTGCTCCACCGACTTCTCCCAGGAGGACAGGTCTTTGTACTTCTCGGTCTCGTAGGCGTAGATGATGCTGCGGGTCGCGGTGACGATGGCCCCCGTGCCATCGGGCTTGAAGCACGCCTTGGCGGCCTCGGCGGTTCCGCCCTGGACGCCGTAGCCGGGCACCAGGAAGATCGAATTGGGCATCACCGAGCGCAACTGCGAAGCGGCTTCGACGTCGGTCGCCCCGACCACCGCCCCGATGCAACTGTAGCCGCTTTGGCCCTTGTACTTGTCCTGACCCGCCACCCGGGCCAGCATTTCCGCCACATGGGTATAAAGCTTTTTGCCATCGGCACTTGTGAAATCCTGAAGCTCGCGGGCCTCGGGATTGCTGGACCGGACGACCACGAAGAGGCCCTTGCCTTGTTCGGAGGCGACGTCGATGAACGGCTGAAGGGCACCGATCCCAAAGTAGGGGGTGACCGTCACGGCGTCGGGAGCCACGAGGTTCTCCATGTTGGTGAACTCGGGGTTCGATAGGTGCCCCTCGGCGTAGGCCTCAACGGTTGACGAGATGTCGGATCGCTTAATATCGCCAATAATTT harbors:
- a CDS encoding alpha/beta hydrolase, with amino-acid sequence MRMKQQRDEDACNSCRTLQMHALLFGRTLIGERVWDIGRLIDYAATRPEADLTRVAVTGNSGGGTVSLFASACDERIALGMPSCYFCTFEHSIGSIRHCECNYVPGIMTLGEMYDVAGLICPRPLLIVAGKEDAIFPIDAVRFAHEQVRKVYQAAGVPERCRLSVGEGGHRYYKKDVWPFVREFFGD
- the murD gene encoding UDP-N-acetylmuramoyl-L-alanine--D-glutamate ligase; translation: MMSFPPEHFVGTRVTVMGLGHFGGQISAVRFLVAQGAEVTVTDLAPEAKLKDAIARIADLPVQMHLGGHIEADFTDTDLVVVSPAVPKNSRYLKLAIQKNIPITSEMNLFLDRCRARVLGVTGTVGKSTTVAMIETILREALASRDKGLGFTNVWLGGNIGKSLLEDVAHIQETDLVILELSSFQLEDIAGIEYSPEIALVTNIFPNHLDRHDSLESYIEAKSNITRFQRSGDVLITNANDANCRTIEQLMPGEVKLWHFARAEAGMAVNSHQVTLTQNVDGWILSSSLNGQPERIIAASEMAIPGEHNLQNAAAASAAALAAGVSPARIGAALRRFKGLADRLELVAEIEGTRWYNDSKSTTPQSGIVALRAFPSGTAIAIVGGYDKQLDLSDFARDLARRAKLTVALGQTGPRIAAMVRQFGGDAAEAASLEEAVSHSARVAGPGDCVLLSPGCASWDMFENYQARGQRFRELVSELNGSMAAS
- the pyrF gene encoding orotidine-5'-phosphate decarboxylase, whose translation is MSNHFADRLVEGIKAKGSPIAVGLDPVYNRLPLAIRESKELNDELDTESAIDAIFEFSTKVLRIVAPHVAAVKINIAFFEKYYWEGIEAYYSLVEEADSLGLEIIGDIKRSDISSTVEAYAEGHLSNPEFTNMENLVAPDAVTVTPYFGIGALQPFIDVASEQGKGLFVVVRSSNPEARELQDFTSADGKKLYTHVAEMLARVAGQDKYKGQSGYSCIGAVVGATDVEAASQLRSVMPNSIFLVPGYGVQGGTAEAAKACFKPDGTGAIVTATRSIIYAYETEKYKDLSSWEKSVEQAIIDMKQEINSALA